The Thermoanaerobaculales bacterium genome segment GAGCGGGCCCTCGAGGCTGCGGCGCGGGCCGACGAGGAGCTCGAGCGCGGCTTCTCCCGCGGGCCGCTGCACGGCGTTCCCTGGGGCGCTAAGGACCTGCTCGCGGTGCGCGGCTACCCGACGACCTGGGGCGCCGCGCCCTTCCGCGACCAGGTCATCGACGAGGACTCTTCGGTGGTGCGCCGGCTCGACGAGGCGGGGGCCGTCCTGGCGGCGAAGCTGACGCTTGGCGAGCTCGCCTGGGGCGACGTCTGGTTCGGCGGCATGACCCGCAACCCGTGGCAGCCCGAGCAGGGCTCGAGTGGCTCCTCGGCCGGACCGGCCGCCGCCACCGCCGCCGGCCTGGTCGGCTTTGCGATCGGCAGCGAGACCTGGGGCTCGATCGTGTCGCCGTCGACCCGCTGCGGCGTGACCGGGCTGCGGCCGACCTTCGGCCGGGTCAGCCGCTACGGCGCGATGGCCCTGTCGTGGAGCATGGACAAGCTGGGGCCCATGGGCCGCTCGGTCGAGGACTGCGCGCTGGCCTTCGAGGCGATCCACGGCGCCGATGGCCTCGATCCGACCGCCGTCGACCGGCCGTTCGCGTGGGACGCAGGCTCCGACCTCTCGAAGCTGCGCATCGGCTACCTGCGCTCGCTGTTCGAGCGCCCCCCCGAGCCGGACGAGGACGAGGACCCCACGCGGGCACGCGAGGCGCACGCCCTCGAGCTCGCCGCCCTCGACGCGCTGCGCGCCATCGGTCTCGAGCTCGTACCCGTCGAGCTGCCCGAGCTGCCGGTGAGCTCGCTGTCCTTCATCCTCTCGGCGGAGGCCGCGGCCGCCTTCTCCGATCTCACGCTTTCGAACCGCGACGACGAGCTGGCACGCCAGGTCGACCAGGCCTGGCCCAACGTGCTGCGGCAGGCACGCACCATCCCGGCGGTCGAGTACCTGCAGGCCAACCGGGTGCGCACGCTCGTCATGCGCGAGACGGCGCGGGCCTTCGCCGACGTCGACGTCGTGGTTGCGCCGTCGTTCACCGGCGACACCCTGCTGCTGACCAACCTGACCGGCCACCCCGCGGTGGTGGTGCCGGACGGGTTCACGGCCGACGGCACGCCCTCGAGCCTCACCTTCCTCGGCCGCCTCTACGGCGAGGCCGAGACCCTGGCGGTGGCACGCGCCTACCAGGAGGCGACGGGATTTCACCTCAGGCTTCCGAGGCTGTCAGCTGGGGGGTGAGGGGGCCCGCTTCCGCGCCCGCTACCGCGCCCGGATTCGTTCCCGCCCCCGTTCCCGTTCCCGCTCGTTCGCTCCGCCCTCGAAAACGCTTCGGGCCGGTCCCCTGGAGGCGCTCCTCGAGGTGACTCGCGGCCGGCGGCCGCAATGACCAGCCGTCACCAATGGCTGGCCGTAGGCTGCAAGAAACTGCGGCCACGGCCGCTGCCGCTGGCAGGTTGGCATGCTCTCGGGAACGGGGACGGGAACGGGAACGGGAACGGGGAAGGCCCCTACCCCCCTCCAGCCTCCCCCAACACGAACGGGATCCTGACCTTCGACTCCGGAAGGTCGATCTCGAGCACCCACCGGCCGGGCTGCACGCCGCCCGGGACCAGGAAGGCGAGCGGCCCGGAGCAGTACCGGAAGGGCGTGACGAAGACCGTGTCGTAGGCGAAGCCCTCCCACGGCGAGGCCAGGAACCAGCGCCCGCACGGCTCCCGGAGGCCGGCGAACCCGCTCGCAGGTGGAT includes the following:
- a CDS encoding amidase, whose protein sequence is MNGNRIGLDRRRFVGFCAGFGLAGLAAERLWAAAGEGPITRETLAAAEALAGIELTDAERELALAGLEELRRDYLTLRGVPLANAVAPALRFDPEVPGAITRQPASARRPSPDRAAALPDDEEAIAFLPAVELGRHLRERRISSRELTRLYLDRLKRFDPQLHCVVTLTEERALEAAARADEELERGFSRGPLHGVPWGAKDLLAVRGYPTTWGAAPFRDQVIDEDSSVVRRLDEAGAVLAAKLTLGELAWGDVWFGGMTRNPWQPEQGSSGSSAGPAAATAAGLVGFAIGSETWGSIVSPSTRCGVTGLRPTFGRVSRYGAMALSWSMDKLGPMGRSVEDCALAFEAIHGADGLDPTAVDRPFAWDAGSDLSKLRIGYLRSLFERPPEPDEDEDPTRAREAHALELAALDALRAIGLELVPVELPELPVSSLSFILSAEAAAAFSDLTLSNRDDELARQVDQAWPNVLRQARTIPAVEYLQANRVRTLVMRETARAFADVDVVVAPSFTGDTLLLTNLTGHPAVVVPDGFTADGTPSSLTFLGRLYGEAETLAVARAYQEATGFHLRLPRLSAGG